Proteins from a genomic interval of Lolium perenne isolate Kyuss_39 chromosome 1, Kyuss_2.0, whole genome shotgun sequence:
- the LOC127326928 gene encoding alpha,alpha-trehalose-phosphate synthase [UDP-forming] 1 codes for MSSDAAGVHRSAIRSRGHDAAMPTTTSSSGASSPFSSDGGGTASPNRMLRARHHLLSTAGDAMDTDVAQPAAASLIDFSAQPPEAGHANNMDDAGGGGGASGGLASRPPLSGPRSGFRRHGLRGMKQRLLVVANRLPVSANRRGEDQWSLEISAGGLVSALLGVKDVDAKWIGWAGVNVPDEVGQRALTRALAEKRCIPVFLDEEIVHQYYNGYCNNILWPLFHYLGLPQEDRLATTRNFESQFDAYKRANQMFADVVYEHYQEGDVIWCHDYHLMFLPKCLKDHDINMKVGWFLHTPFPSSEIYRTLPSRSELLRSVLCADLVGFHTYDYARHFVSACTRILGLEGTPEGVEDQGKLTRVAAFPIGIDSDRFKRALELPAVKRHINELTQRFAGRKVMLGVDRLDMIKGIPQKILAFEKFLEENPEWNDKVVLLQIAVPTRTDVPEYQKLTSQVHEIVGRINGRFGTLTAVPIHHLDRSLDFHALCALYAVTDVALVTSLRDGMNLVSYEYVACQGSKKGVLILSEFAGAAQSLGAGAILVNPWNITEVADSINHALTMTSDEREKRHRHNYAHVTTHTAQDWAETFVCELNDTVAEAQMRTRQVPPVLPSRTAIQQYLQSRNRLLILGFNSTLTEPVESSGRRGGDQIKEMELKLHPDLKGPLRALCEDERTTVIVLSGSDRSVLDENFGEFNLWLAAEHGMFLRPTDGEWMTTMPEHLNMDWVDSVKHVFEYFTERTPRSHFEHRETSFVWNYKYADVEFGRLQARDMLQHLWTGPISNAAVDVVQGSRSVEVRSVGVTKGAAIDRILGEIVHSKSMVTPIDYVLCIGHFLGKDEDIYVFFDPEYPSESKVKPDGASVSVDRRQNGRPSNGRSNSRNSQSRAQKSQAAPERSSSSGHGAANSHHDWREGSSVLDLKGDNYFSCAVGRKRSNARYLLNSSEDVVSFLREMAESTTPRAGFQPGAADYMFMDRQ; via the exons ATGAGCTCTGACGCCGCGGGCGTCCACCGCAGCGCCATCAGGAGCAGGGGCCACGACGCGGCCATGCCGACCACAACTTCCAGCTCCGGCGCCTCCTCTCCCTTCTCCAGCGACGGCGGCGGGACCGCCTCGCCGAACCGGATGCTCCGGGCCCGGCACCACCTCCTCTCCACGGCCGGCGACGCCATGGACACCGACGTCGCGCAGCCCGCGGCCGCCTCCCTCATCGACTTCAGCGCGCAGCCGCCCGAGGCCGGCCACGCCAACAACATGGacgacgccggcggcggcggaggcgcgtCGGGGGGCCTCGCCTCGCGCCCGCCGCTATCCGGCCCGCGCAGCGGCTTCCGCCGCCACGGCCTCCGCGGCATGAAGCAGCGCCTGCTCGTCGTCGCCAACCGCCTGCCCGTCTCCGCCAACCGCCGCGGCGAGGACCAGTGGTCCCTGGAAATAAGCGCCGGCGGCCTAGTCAGTGCCCTCCTCG GCGTGAAGGATGTGGACGCCAAGTGGATTGGCTGGGCGGGTGTGAACGTCCCCGACGAGGTCGGCCAGCGGGCGCTCACCAGAGCGCTCGCCGAGAAG AGGTGCATTCCTGTCTTCCTGGACGAGGAGATCGTGCACCAGTACTACAACGGCTACTGCAACAACATCCTGTGGCCGCTCTTCCACTACCTGGGCCTGCCGCAGGAGGACAGGCTGGCCACCACCAGGAACTTCGAGTCGCAGTTCGACGCGTACAAGCGAGCCAACCAGATGTTTGCCGACGTTGTATACGAGCACTACCAGGAAGGGGATGTGATCTGGTGCCACGACTACCACCTCATGTTCCTGCCCAAGTGCCTCAAAGACCATGACATCAACATGAAGGTCGGGTGGTTCCTGCACACGCCGTTCCCGTCGTCGGAGATTTACCGCACTCTGCCGTCTCGCTCGGAGCTGCTTCGTTCTGTGCTCTGTGCTGATTTAGTCGG ATTTCATACGTACGATTATGCAAGGCATTTTGTGAGCGCATGTACCAGAATACTCGGACTCGAGGGTACCCCTGAAGGTGTGGAAGATCAGGGAAAGCTCACAAGGGTTGCAGCG TTTCCTATTGGGATAGACTCTGACCGTTTCAAAAGAGCGTTGGAACTTCCAGCAGTAAAAAGACACATCAACGAATTGACACAGCGGTTTGCAGGAAGGAAG GTAATGCTTGGTGTTGATCGACTTGACATGATTAAAGGAATTCCACAAAAGATTTTGGCCTTTGAAAAATTTCTTGAGGAAAATCCTGAATGGAATGATAAAGTGGTTCTACTTCAAATCGCGGTCCCAACAAGAACTGATGTCCCTGAGT ATCAGAAGCTTACAAGCCAAGTGCATGAAATTGTTGGGCGCATAAATGGACGATTTGGAACATTAACTGCTGTTCCTATTCATCATCTG GATCGATCTCTTGACTTCCATGCCTTGTGTGCTCTTTACGCAGTCACAG ATGTGGCTCTTGTAACATCACTGAGAGATGGCATGAATCTTGTAAGCTACGAATATGTTGCATGCCAGGGATCAAAAAAAGGAGTTCTGATATTGAGTGAG TTCGCTGGTGCAGCACAATCTCTTGGTGCTGGTGCCATTCTTGTAAATCCCTGGAATATTACAGAAGTGGCAGACTCAATAAATCATGCTTTGACAATGACATCTGATGAGAGAGAGAAACGACACAGGCATAACTATGCTCATGTAACAACTCATACCGCACAAGATTGGGCTGAAACTTTTGTATG TGAGCTAAACGATACAGTTGCTGAAGCTCAGATGAGAACAAGACAAGTTCCTCCTGTTCTTCCTAGTCGAACAGCTATTCAGCAATATCTGCAGTCCAGAAATCGTCTACTTATATTG GGTTTCAATTCAACATTGACTGAGCCAGTTGAATCCTCTGGGAGAAGGGGCGGTGATCAAATCAAGGAGATGGAACTCAAGTTGCATCCTGACTTGAAGGGTCCTTTGAGAGCCCTCTGTGAGGATGAGCGCACTACAGTTATTGTTCTTAGTGGAAGCGACAGGAGTGTTCTTGATGAA AATTTTGGAGAATTTAACTTGTGGTTGGCAGCAGAGCATGGAATGTTTTTACGCCCAACTGATGGTGAGTGGATGACAACAATGCCAGAGCATCTGAATATGGATTGGGTTGACAGTGTAAAG CATGTTTTTGAATATTTCACGGAAAGAACCCCAAGATCGCATTTTGAACATCGTGAGACATCATTTGTATGGAATTACAAGTATGCTG ATGTTGAGTTTGGAAGGCTCCAAGCAAGAGATATGCTGCAGCACTTGTGGACAGGTCCAATCTCGAACGCAGCTGTGGATGTTGTTCAAGGTAGTCGGTCAGTTGAAGTTCGGTCTGTTGGAGTTACAAAG gGTGCTGCCATTGATCGTATTTTAGGAGAGATAGTTCATAGCAAAAGCATGGTTACTCCAATTGACTATGTACTATGTATAGGCCACTTCCTCGGAAAG GATGAGGACATATATGTATTTTTCGACCCTGAGTACCCTTCTGAATCCAAAGTAAAACCAGACGGTGCCTCAGTATCTGTCGACAGAAGGCAGAACGGACGGCCATCTAATGGCCGAAGCAATTCCAGAAACTCCCAGTCAAGGGCACAGAAATCACAGGCTGCGCCTGAGAGGTCATCTTCGTCAGGCCACGGCGCCGCAAACAGCCACCACGACTGGCGTGAAGGGTCTTCGGTCCTCGACCTGAAGGGCGACAACTATTTCTCCTGCGCAGTTGGGAGGAAGCGTTCAAATGCTCGTTACCTGCTGAACTCATCTGAAGACGTTGTCTCCTTCCTCAGAGAGATGGCGGAATCAACCACACCTCGCGCTGGCTTCCAGCCTGGCGCTGCTGATTACATGTTCATGGATAGGCAGTAG